The Sporosarcina ureae genome includes a region encoding these proteins:
- the dctP gene encoding TRAP transporter substrate-binding protein DctP codes for MKNFKLYHMILPILLLLLLTACSDNNGEDKEKGGNSKGMTLNAVSFLPKDHPLTATLHNWIDTVEDVTDGRVQVNWRGGADVIPIGEQFEAMNSGVMDINFTYIGQYQSLAPETLSIALSQLTPWEERENGFYDLMDERHGKLNVKYIGRWLTGSPRLWLNEPIDSVDDLKNLPIRSAPNYIRFFEKLGINSSMIDPSEVYTSLQTGVVDGFVYGGFNGPRKDGWTDSSKYVLDHPFWTQNCTILMNDDKWKEISSEDRDAIIVATANYEKEMVDYYEQLDKEEIAELEKAGVELFKLPKAEEEKFLNLAYDTEWEYLGKEVPELEEELRALTIKE; via the coding sequence ATGAAAAACTTTAAATTATATCATATGATCTTACCCATTCTACTGCTTTTACTTTTAACGGCCTGCTCTGATAACAATGGAGAGGATAAGGAAAAAGGTGGTAATTCGAAGGGAATGACATTAAATGCTGTAAGTTTTTTGCCAAAAGATCATCCTTTAACTGCTACGCTTCATAATTGGATTGATACGGTAGAAGACGTGACGGATGGTAGAGTACAGGTGAATTGGCGTGGTGGTGCTGATGTAATCCCTATTGGTGAGCAGTTTGAGGCAATGAATTCTGGTGTAATGGATATTAACTTTACGTATATTGGACAATATCAATCACTTGCACCTGAAACACTTAGCATTGCTTTATCGCAATTGACACCGTGGGAAGAAAGAGAAAATGGATTTTATGATCTAATGGATGAACGACATGGAAAACTGAATGTTAAATATATAGGCCGATGGTTAACAGGTTCACCGAGGTTATGGCTAAACGAGCCAATTGATAGCGTTGATGATTTGAAGAACCTACCAATACGGTCAGCTCCAAACTACATTCGTTTTTTTGAAAAGCTTGGAATTAATTCTTCAATGATTGACCCTTCAGAAGTTTATACATCTTTACAAACTGGTGTTGTTGATGGATTTGTGTATGGAGGATTTAATGGACCTAGAAAAGACGGATGGACTGATTCATCTAAGTACGTTTTAGATCACCCATTTTGGACGCAAAACTGTACAATCCTAATGAACGATGATAAATGGAAAGAGATTTCGTCGGAAGACCGCGACGCGATTATTGTGGCGACAGCGAATTATGAAAAAGAAATGGTTGACTATTATGAACAACTAGATAAAGAGGAAATTGCCGAATTAGAAAAAGCGGGCGTTGAACTTTTCAAATTACCAAAAGCGGAAGAAGAGAAGTTCTTAAATTTAGCTTATGATACTGAATGGGAGTACTTAGGCAAAGAAGTACCCGAATTAGAAGAAGAATTAAGAGCGTTAACGATTAAAGAATAA
- a CDS encoding TRAP transporter large permease: protein MEWWGVLVLVFSSMFVLFMIGLPIAFSFLTINIVGVIILWNGEAGLNQLILNMFSSVSKFSLLPIPMFILMGEIMFRTGLGFKVFDAVGKWFGNLPGRLSIVAVGSGTLFSVLSGSSVASTALLGSLLVPDMQKKGYSPAMTVGPILGSAGLATMIPPTALGILLASLASIPVGHFLFAIVIPGLLLAIIFVLYIVIRCYLQPELAPVYDVEKVTLSEKLIGTVKYILPLGVIVFLLLGVIILGFATPTQSAVLGALGTIVLSCFYGGLTWGKFWDSLTGTLRSSVMIFMIIIGSTTFSQILSYTGVTQGLVQLVGNLDFQPIIILIIIQVVLLILGCFMEPLSIMMMTLPVLMPIANSMGFDPLWFGAIMLLNMQVATITPPFGMDLFAMKAVIPKDSISIKEIYIAVIPFIILNLAIMGLMIMFPSLTLWLPSFVK, encoded by the coding sequence ATGGAATGGTGGGGTGTTTTGGTACTTGTTTTTAGCAGTATGTTTGTTTTATTTATGATAGGTTTACCAATTGCATTCTCATTTCTAACAATTAATATAGTCGGTGTAATCATATTATGGAATGGGGAAGCTGGTCTCAACCAATTAATTTTAAATATGTTTTCTTCAGTTTCGAAGTTTTCTTTGCTACCTATTCCTATGTTTATTTTAATGGGAGAGATCATGTTTCGAACTGGGTTAGGCTTTAAAGTTTTCGATGCAGTTGGAAAATGGTTTGGAAATTTACCAGGTAGATTAAGTATTGTTGCAGTTGGCAGCGGTACCTTATTTTCAGTGCTTAGTGGTTCAAGTGTAGCAAGCACAGCTTTACTGGGATCATTACTAGTTCCAGATATGCAGAAAAAGGGTTATAGTCCCGCAATGACTGTTGGACCCATTTTAGGTAGCGCGGGTCTTGCAACTATGATTCCACCAACGGCATTAGGTATATTACTTGCTTCTCTTGCGTCAATACCTGTCGGACATTTTTTATTTGCAATTGTAATACCTGGCCTTTTATTAGCGATTATATTTGTATTATATATAGTAATTCGATGTTATTTACAACCAGAGCTAGCCCCTGTTTATGACGTAGAGAAAGTAACTTTGTCTGAGAAGTTAATTGGAACTGTGAAATATATTTTACCGCTTGGCGTGATCGTCTTCTTACTATTAGGAGTTATTATACTTGGATTTGCCACACCAACACAAAGTGCAGTTTTAGGAGCATTGGGGACAATTGTATTGTCTTGTTTCTATGGTGGTTTAACTTGGGGAAAGTTCTGGGATTCTCTAACTGGAACATTAAGGTCCAGTGTAATGATTTTTATGATTATTATTGGTTCTACTACTTTTAGTCAAATTCTGAGCTATACAGGTGTTACACAAGGTTTGGTACAACTGGTTGGAAATTTAGACTTTCAACCAATTATTATATTAATCATTATTCAAGTAGTATTGCTCATACTTGGTTGTTTTATGGAACCTCTATCGATAATGATGATGACTCTTCCAGTACTGATGCCAATTGCAAACTCAATGGGTTTTGATCCTCTATGGTTTGGAGCAATTATGCTTTTGAATATGCAAGTAGCTACGATTACACCACCTTTTGGAATGGATCTTTTTGCGATGAAAGCAGTTATTCCAAAAGACTCTATATCAATAAAAGAGATTTATATAGCGGTTATTCCATTTATTATCTTGAACTTAGCAATAATGGGATTAATGATTATGTTCCCATCATTGACGTTATGGTTACCAAGCTTTGTTAAATAA
- a CDS encoding TRAP transporter small permease, whose protein sequence is MNFMAVLGRIVIVIISLLIIIDIVSSKFFSYQFPWILEVSEYLLVLLTFLGVAWLLKEDGHIKLDLLINRLGEKNRIRIEILNSCIGALISLVITVYGLLATWNLYMRDIKTETILEIPRSLLIVLIPIGFLFVFIQFIRNLLSAINKLKFRTEKR, encoded by the coding sequence ATGAACTTTATGGCCGTATTGGGTAGGATTGTAATTGTCATTATTAGTTTGTTAATAATTATAGATATTGTTTCATCCAAATTTTTCAGCTACCAATTCCCTTGGATATTAGAAGTTTCTGAGTATCTTTTAGTTCTATTAACATTTCTTGGCGTGGCCTGGTTATTGAAAGAGGATGGCCATATTAAATTAGATTTACTAATAAATAGACTTGGTGAAAAAAATAGAATACGGATAGAAATTTTGAATTCTTGCATTGGGGCATTGATTTCTTTGGTTATTACGGTATATGGATTATTGGCAACGTGGAACTTATATATGAGAGATATAAAGACAGAGACTATTTTGGAAATACCCCGCTCTTTGCTCATTGTATTAATACCAATAGGTTTTCTATTTGTATTCATACAATTCATCAGAAATCTCTTATCTGCAATAAATAAACTTAAATTTCGAACTGAGAAAAGATAG
- a CDS encoding amidase: MSELLFETIESVSSLIQKKKVSPVELTKLTLARINEYDPALTAFITVMEEDALIQAKVLENELQNGEIRGPLHGIPIAVKDLLQTEGVCTTGGSKIFQNWIPDEDATAVQRMKEAGAIIIGKANLHEFAMGATTENSHYGNTKNPWDMTKIPGGSSGGSAVATATGMAFGSIGTDTAGSVRLPAAMCGTVGFKPTYGLVSRHGGFPFSWSLDHVGPMTRTVKDAAIMLEAMKGYDPKDDSSVKKNHVTYFKDSLKNLKGITLGFYEPYMFSGIDPGVRHVIEQAFDQLKFLGAEIVPIELPGINEALNSLKTIAQSEVVSFHDPLLKKHGDLYGDDLKYRFQFGRDISATDYINAQRTRKSFVQNTMRQMSGIDGLIGPTNVQSPFEIGTMVPEQAISNMFTLGKTPLANILGFPALSVACGFTQSQLPVGLQIIGKPFSDKKILEIGDCYERSQQWVQALKMNRNYIG, from the coding sequence ATGAGTGAACTTCTATTTGAAACTATAGAGTCAGTAAGTTCGTTGATTCAAAAGAAAAAAGTCTCTCCAGTAGAATTAACAAAATTAACACTTGCTCGAATCAATGAGTATGATCCTGCCCTAACAGCTTTTATCACAGTGATGGAAGAGGATGCGCTTATTCAAGCAAAAGTACTTGAAAACGAGCTACAAAATGGTGAAATTCGTGGACCTTTACATGGTATTCCTATTGCAGTAAAAGATTTGTTACAAACAGAAGGAGTTTGTACAACAGGGGGGTCAAAAATCTTTCAAAATTGGATACCTGATGAAGATGCCACTGCTGTTCAAAGAATGAAGGAAGCAGGGGCTATTATTATAGGTAAGGCAAATCTTCATGAATTTGCTATGGGGGCGACAACCGAAAATTCTCATTACGGAAATACAAAAAACCCTTGGGATATGACAAAGATACCCGGCGGTTCAAGTGGGGGTTCTGCTGTTGCAACAGCTACAGGGATGGCTTTTGGTTCAATTGGGACAGATACAGCAGGATCTGTTCGGCTACCTGCAGCTATGTGTGGAACGGTCGGATTTAAACCTACTTATGGATTAGTAAGTCGGCATGGGGGCTTTCCATTTAGTTGGTCGCTTGACCATGTTGGACCTATGACAAGAACTGTAAAAGATGCTGCTATTATGCTTGAGGCTATGAAAGGCTATGATCCAAAAGATGACTCTTCAGTTAAGAAAAATCATGTAACTTATTTCAAAGATTCATTAAAGAATTTGAAAGGGATTACACTAGGTTTCTATGAGCCGTATATGTTTTCGGGTATTGATCCAGGTGTAAGGCATGTAATTGAACAAGCTTTTGATCAATTAAAGTTCCTTGGCGCTGAAATAGTTCCAATTGAATTACCTGGGATTAATGAGGCACTTAATAGTTTGAAAACTATTGCTCAATCTGAAGTCGTATCTTTCCATGATCCGTTATTAAAGAAACATGGTGATTTGTACGGAGATGATTTGAAATACCGGTTTCAATTTGGCCGAGATATTTCAGCAACTGATTATATTAATGCCCAGCGCACGCGAAAGAGCTTTGTGCAAAATACGATGAGACAGATGAGTGGAATTGATGGGCTAATCGGACCGACAAACGTCCAATCGCCATTTGAGATAGGTACGATGGTTCCCGAACAGGCAATAAGTAATATGTTTACACTTGGCAAAACACCACTTGCAAATATCTTAGGCTTTCCAGCACTTTCTGTTGCATGTGGATTCACGCAATCGCAACTTCCAGTTGGGCTTCAAATAATCGGAAAGCCATTTTCTGATAAAAAAATACTTGAAATTGGGGACTGCTATGAACGATCACAGCAATGGGTACAGGCTTTGAAAATGAATAGGAACTATATTGGGTAA
- a CDS encoding TRAP transporter large permease: MDMNLLAILGILTLFIFMFLRMPISFTMFIVGFIGLIVAVSPKAAFNVLSADLWNQFSSYSLSVIPLYILMGEIVFRTGITEKMFESAYKWVGHFRGGMASTTILASAGFASICGSNSATAATMGTMALPELEKYKYDKALSTGSVATGGTLGIIIPPSTVLIVLALQMEVSVRELFVASIIPGIFLTTLLITTVVYLCAKSPTLGPAGGKSSIRERLLSLVGVIPVAGLFVFVIGGLFFGFFTPTESGAFGAFGAIVISLLMGKMTRGNFLEAMAGTLRSSAMVLMLVVGAMVFGRFLTVTRLPYTVAEWVTNLPVAPIFVLIAILIVYVIGGSIMDALGFLIISIPIFYPTVLALGYDPIWFAVLLCVVTSMGAITPPVGVNVFVVQGLTKETPITTVFKGVSYFLVAYVAFIALLITFPQIILFLL; this comes from the coding sequence ATGGATATGAATCTTTTAGCGATACTGGGAATCCTGACATTATTCATATTTATGTTTTTACGGATGCCAATAAGTTTTACGATGTTTATTGTTGGCTTTATAGGACTGATAGTAGCTGTCTCACCTAAGGCGGCATTTAATGTTTTAAGCGCTGATTTATGGAATCAGTTTTCTAGTTACTCACTAAGTGTTATTCCGCTTTATATTTTAATGGGAGAAATTGTGTTTAGAACAGGGATTACAGAGAAAATGTTTGAGTCGGCGTATAAATGGGTTGGACATTTTCGTGGTGGAATGGCAAGTACAACTATTTTAGCAAGTGCAGGGTTTGCATCTATCTGTGGATCCAATTCAGCAACGGCTGCAACAATGGGAACGATGGCTCTCCCGGAACTTGAAAAATATAAGTATGATAAGGCACTTAGTACCGGAAGCGTTGCAACGGGAGGAACACTTGGTATTATTATCCCGCCAAGTACAGTACTAATCGTTCTTGCCTTACAAATGGAAGTATCGGTCAGGGAACTATTTGTAGCGAGTATAATCCCTGGTATTTTCTTAACAACACTCTTGATTACAACAGTTGTCTACCTTTGTGCAAAGTCACCAACACTTGGACCAGCTGGTGGAAAATCTAGCATAAGGGAAAGACTCCTATCTTTGGTAGGTGTTATTCCTGTTGCGGGATTATTTGTCTTTGTTATCGGTGGTTTATTTTTTGGGTTTTTCACACCGACTGAATCCGGTGCATTCGGTGCATTCGGTGCAATTGTTATTTCCTTATTAATGGGAAAGATGACAAGAGGAAACTTTCTTGAAGCGATGGCAGGTACTCTCCGATCATCTGCAATGGTATTAATGCTCGTAGTAGGAGCTATGGTGTTCGGTAGGTTTTTAACAGTTACAAGACTTCCATATACAGTAGCTGAATGGGTGACAAATCTTCCGGTCGCACCAATATTTGTGCTAATTGCTATTTTGATTGTTTATGTCATTGGTGGCTCAATCATGGATGCACTAGGATTTTTAATTATCTCCATTCCAATTTTTTACCCAACCGTATTAGCACTTGGTTATGATCCAATCTGGTTTGCGGTTCTACTCTGTGTAGTGACTAGTATGGGAGCTATTACTCCACCAGTTGGTGTGAATGTCTTCGTAGTACAAGGACTAACCAAGGAGACACCAATCACAACCGTATTTAAGGGCGTTTCATACTTCCTAGTAGCATATGTCGCATTTATAGCGCTATTAATTACGTTTCCACAAATCATATTATTTTTATTATAG
- a CDS encoding TRAP transporter small permease, whose protein sequence is MRNEQIIEFDIESTSFPRDIPQEKVVNTSNLFIKTTDYLNRFLAVVAGIALISMMLLIVFNSIKRMFSDPIAGTVEIVSWLGAVTGIFALGYTQLNKGHVYIDMLLDKFPSILQRIIHTFMNVISISFFLMAAWQLLLFGINLGDNGVVSQTIQFSFYPIVILSSIGFIGLVLAIVKETILLWKEAS, encoded by the coding sequence ATGAGAAACGAGCAAATAATAGAATTCGATATTGAAAGCACTTCATTCCCAAGAGACATCCCTCAAGAAAAAGTAGTTAATACATCAAACCTGTTTATTAAGACTACTGACTATTTAAACCGATTTCTAGCTGTTGTTGCTGGCATCGCTTTAATATCGATGATGTTATTAATTGTATTTAATTCTATTAAGCGTATGTTCTCGGATCCAATTGCAGGAACAGTCGAGATTGTCAGTTGGCTTGGAGCGGTTACAGGTATTTTTGCTCTAGGTTATACACAATTAAATAAAGGACATGTCTATATTGATATGTTGTTGGATAAGTTTCCATCTATTTTACAGAGAATCATTCATACCTTTATGAATGTTATAAGCATTTCCTTTTTTCTAATGGCGGCTTGGCAACTTTTACTTTTCGGTATCAACCTGGGAGACAACGGTGTAGTATCCCAAACAATACAATTTTCATTTTATCCAATTGTAATCTTAAGTTCTATTGGATTCATAGGATTAGTCTTAGCAATTGTGAAGGAAACAATTTTGTTATGGAAGGAGGCATCCTGA
- a CDS encoding TRAP transporter substrate-binding protein, protein MRRLLISMSLFLSIITLAACGGNEGKADTKNDEEIIKLSYAFFAPPNTFPAVQMEEWKKRLEDRTDGKVQVDLFSGGTLLEANNMYDGVENGTADIGLTSTSYEPGRFPLLSISDMPSGYKNATVASKVTAELVNNYPPEALDNFKIITTFATEPAYIQSKKPIKSLHDLKGKQLRIAGALAPIMSELGAAPVGMSQAEVPEALQTGIVEGYVSSREILKDSKLAEIVEYVTDYPLALNTFIAVMNKNKWDSLPKDIQAVIEELNVEMTEFTGDYLDNHVRESLEWSIDSEGLEVVELSEEEKKKWDKKLSDMQKEFVEEVQKEGLPAEEYLEEMEGLIEKYNNTD, encoded by the coding sequence ATGAGAAGGTTACTTATTTCAATGTCTTTATTTCTGTCGATCATTACTTTGGCTGCATGTGGCGGAAATGAAGGGAAAGCAGATACGAAAAATGATGAGGAGATCATTAAACTGAGTTATGCTTTTTTTGCACCACCTAACACATTTCCAGCTGTTCAAATGGAAGAGTGGAAAAAACGTCTCGAGGATAGAACAGATGGAAAAGTCCAAGTTGATTTATTTTCCGGTGGAACTCTATTGGAAGCCAATAATATGTATGACGGAGTAGAAAATGGTACAGCCGATATAGGGTTAACTTCTACATCGTATGAACCAGGTAGATTTCCACTTTTATCAATATCAGATATGCCGTCTGGATATAAAAATGCAACTGTTGCCAGTAAAGTAACTGCTGAACTTGTTAATAATTATCCGCCAGAGGCACTTGATAACTTTAAAATCATCACTACGTTTGCTACTGAACCAGCATATATACAAAGTAAAAAGCCTATAAAGTCTTTACATGACTTAAAAGGAAAACAGCTCCGTATAGCTGGTGCTCTTGCGCCAATTATGTCGGAACTTGGAGCTGCACCTGTAGGAATGTCTCAAGCGGAAGTACCAGAAGCATTGCAAACAGGAATTGTCGAAGGTTATGTATCTTCCAGAGAGATACTTAAAGATTCAAAATTAGCGGAGATAGTTGAATATGTTACAGACTATCCATTAGCACTAAATACATTTATTGCTGTCATGAACAAAAATAAGTGGGATTCACTTCCGAAGGACATTCAAGCAGTGATTGAGGAACTGAATGTCGAGATGACTGAATTTACTGGAGATTACTTAGATAATCATGTTCGTGAATCCTTAGAATGGAGTATAGATTCCGAGGGGTTGGAAGTTGTTGAATTATCAGAAGAAGAGAAAAAGAAATGGGATAAAAAGCTTAGCGATATGCAAAAAGAATTTGTTGAAGAAGTACAAAAAGAAGGTCTTCCAGCAGAAGAGTACTTGGAGGAGATGGAAGGGTTAATCGAGAAATACAATAACACTGATTGA
- a CDS encoding SDR family NAD(P)-dependent oxidoreductase has protein sequence MQKNAVNQVVVVTGAAQGLGLAIAQKFLLEGKHVVFIDVNGELLNEVKNMDPLNQYESSKMMFLTVDVSNVSAIKESVQTIMERWGRIDVLINNAGVRKETSVENITEDEWNLILSVNLGGTFFYSQAVLDTMKQQKSGRIINISSFGGQAGPVTSGAHYCASKAGQIMLTKSFARSLAGQGITVNAVAPAAIQTPEMDNIDSCKLEKMKESIPVQRFGKAEEVANMVSYLASDTAGYITGSTFDINGGLLMR, from the coding sequence GTGCAAAAAAATGCGGTAAATCAAGTAGTCGTTGTAACAGGTGCTGCCCAAGGGTTAGGTCTTGCCATTGCCCAAAAATTTCTTTTGGAAGGGAAGCATGTTGTTTTTATTGATGTAAATGGAGAATTATTAAATGAAGTGAAGAATATGGATCCATTAAACCAGTACGAATCTTCTAAAATGATGTTTCTTACTGTTGATGTATCAAATGTAAGCGCAATCAAAGAAAGTGTACAAACGATAATGGAGCGTTGGGGTAGAATTGATGTGTTAATAAACAACGCAGGTGTTCGAAAAGAAACTTCTGTCGAAAATATTACAGAGGATGAATGGAATTTAATATTGTCAGTGAATCTTGGGGGGACATTTTTCTACTCTCAGGCTGTACTAGATACAATGAAACAACAAAAGAGTGGTCGTATTATTAATATTTCATCTTTTGGGGGACAAGCAGGTCCGGTTACGTCGGGAGCACATTATTGCGCTTCAAAAGCAGGTCAAATTATGCTTACAAAATCCTTTGCGAGATCACTGGCTGGTCAAGGTATCACGGTTAATGCAGTTGCACCAGCAGCTATTCAGACTCCTGAAATGGACAATATTGATTCATGTAAATTGGAGAAAATGAAAGAAAGTATACCAGTTCAAAGATTTGGTAAAGCAGAGGAAGTTGCCAACATGGTTTCATACCTTGCATCAGATACTGCTGGTTATATAACGGGTTCTACGTTTGATATTAATGGCGGGTTATTAATGAGGTAA